The Ascochyta rabiei chromosome 10, complete sequence genome has a window encoding:
- a CDS encoding Acylglycerone-phosphate reductase: protein MAQQERQKSALITGCTPGGIGHFLALEFAEKGFQVLGTVRDPSKYTSPHQNITFLSLELTSIDSIRELRKRVTEITNGKLDILYNNAGRNYVVPALDYDTDELHELFEANVFAVMHMCREFTPLLIEAKGTIVQTGSVAGILPYVWGAPYNASKAALHSYTNTLRVELAPLGVRVVNVITGGVKSNIARTHRELPPGSYMQPLAPEYERRLTHSQQLGMDTKQYASSCVNQVLRGDGWFGRQREIWEGKMSWIVWFGWKWMPTKIFDWYFTYVFKLGKLRGSVGPNKKTV, encoded by the exons ATGGCTCAGCAAGAGAGGCAGAAGTCTGCGCTGATCACGGGGTGTACCCCTGGAGGCATTGG TCACTTCCTTGCGTTGGAATTCGCTGAGAAAGGCTTCCAGGTGCTGGGTACGGTTCGCGACCCCTCCAAGTACACGTCGCCGCACCAGAACATCACGTTCCTCTCGCTGGAGCTCACGAGTATCGATTCGATACGAGAGCTCCGCAAGCGCGTCACCGAGATAACCAACGGCAAGCTCGACATCCTCTACAACAATGCGGGGCGCAACTACGTAGTCCCCGCGCTCGACTACGACACGGACGAGTTGCACGAGCTTTTCGAGGCGAACGTCTTCGCTGTGATGCACATGTGCAGGGAGTTCACCCCGCTCCTGATCGAAGCAAAGGGCACCATAGTCCAGACTGGCTCCGTGGCAGGCATCCTACCGTACGTCTGGGGCGCGCCATACAACGCCTCGAAAGCTGCTCTGCACTCGTACACAAACACGCTGCGCGTCGAGCTTGCACCGCTGGGCGTGCGCGTCGTCAACGTCATCACGGGTGGAGTCAAGTCGAACATTGCACGAACACACCGCGAGCTGCCACCAGGCTCGTACATGCAGCCGCTTGCACCCGAGTACGAGCGAAGGCTGACACACAGCCAGCAGCTGGGCATGGACACGAAGCAGTATGCAAGCAGCTGTGTGAACCAGGTGCTGCGTGGAGATGGCTGGTTTGGTAGACAGAGGGAAATCTGGGAAGGCAAGATGAGCTGGATCGTGTGGTTTGGGTGGAAGTGGATGCCAACGAAGATCTTCGACTGGTACTTTACCTACGTCTTCAAGCTTGGCAAGCTCAGAGGGAGTGTGGGTCCCAACAAGAAGACCGTGTGA
- a CDS encoding 2-methylcitrate dehydratase — MSAFSRNLCSTASRTLRQRSSVISRAVRPIALRAAPTTSIAPRAAAASSFSTMASLKSAAPPVSGKREYDPEIKDIANYVHNVSIDSELAYDTARWVFVDTLGCGLEGLQFEQCRKILGPTVEGTVVPNGTKVPGTNYQLDPINGAFNIGAMIRWLDFNDCWLAAEWGHPSDNLGAILATADWINRTNKNGGNLGNGKIFKVRDVLEAMIRAHEIQGCMALENSFNKVGLDHVILVKLASTAVVSKMMGLTEGQTRDAVSQAFVDGQSMRTYRHSPNTMSRKSWAAGDACQTAVNLVLKVLKGEQGLPTVLSAPTWGFYDVNFGGKPFQFQRPYGSYVMENVLFKVSYPAEFHSQTAVEAAQRLNKKLKAMGKSAEDIEHVVNRTHEACIRIIDKQFKPMENFADRDHCVQYMVSTMFVFNRLEATDYPDDSEAAQSALVESLRQKISCVEDPQFTKDYHDPEKRTISNALTVTLKDGTVLEEEVVEAPLGHRLRREEAKPEILAKYKRHLGPHYPAEHVDKLVSLAQDAKTIDNMDVDEYVDLYVKN, encoded by the exons ATGTCGGCCTTCAGTCGCAATCTGTGCAGCACCGCTTCACGCACGCTTCGCCAGCGATCCAGCGTCATCAGCCGAGCTGTCAGGCCAATTGCTCTCCGAGCTGCCCCCACAACCTCAATTGCTCCCCGcgcagcagctgcaagctCTTTCTCCACCATGGCCTCCCTCAAGAGCGCCGCACCGCCCGTCAGCGGCAAGCGCGAGTACGACCCCGAGATCAAGGACATCGCCAACTATGTTCACAACGTGTCCATCGACTCTGAGCTCGCG TACGACACAGCGCGCTGGGTGTTTGTTGACACGCTAGGCTGTGGTCTCGAGGGCCTGCAGTTCGAGCAATGCAGGAAGATCCTCGGTCCTACCGTTGAGGGCACTGTCGTCCCCAACGGCACAAAGGTCCCTGGTACAAACTACCAGCTTGACCCCATCAACGGCGCCTTCAACATTGGTGCTATGATCAGATGGTTGGACTTCAACGACTGCTGGCTCGCTGCTGAGTGGGGTCACCCTTCAGACAACCTGGGCGCCATCCTCGCGACCGCTGACTGGATCAACCGCACAAACAAGAACGGAGGCAACCTCGGTAACGGCAAGATCTTCAAGGTTCGCGATGTTCTCGAGGCCATGATCAGGGCCCACGAGATTCAGGGCTGCATGGCTCTGGAGAACTCCTTCAACAAGGTCGGTCTGGACCACGTCATCCTCGTCAAGCTCGCCTCGACCGCAGTCGTCTCAAAGATGATGGGCCTCACCGAGGGCCAGACTCGTGACGCTGTTTCGCAGGCCTTTGTCGACGGCCAGTCTATGCGCACATACAGGCACAGCCCCAACACCATGTCGCGCAAGTCGTGGGCTGCTGGTGATGCTTGCCAGACGGCTGTGAACCTCGTCTTGAAGGTGCTCAAGGGCGAGCAGGGTCTGCCCACCGTTCTGTCGGCGCCCACTTGGGGCTTCTACGACGTCAACTTTGGCGGCAAGCCCTTCCAGTTCCAGCGCCCGTACGGCAGCTACGTCATGGAGAATGTCCTTTTCAAGGTCTCCTACCCTG CCGAATTCCACTCTCAGACCGCTGTCGAGGCTGCTCAGCGCCTGAACAAGAAGCTCAAGGCTATGGGCAAGTCTGCCGAGGACATCGAGCACGTCGTCAACCGCACCCACGAGGCCTGCATCCGTATCATCGACAAGCAGTTCAAGCCCATGGAGAACTTTGCCGACCGTGACCACTGCGTCCAGTACATGGTCTCCACCATGTTTGTATTCAACCGTCTTGAAGCCACCGACTACCCCGATGACAGCGAAGCCGCTCAATCCGCCCTCGTCGAATCCCTGCGCCAGAAGATCAGCTGTGTCGAGGACCCGCAGTTCACCAAGGACTACCACGACCCTGAGAAGCGCACCATCTCCAACGCACTTACCGTCACCCTGAAGGACGGCACCGTCCTTGAAGAGGAGGTTGTCGAGGCTCCTCTCGGCCACCGTCTGCGCCGTGAAGAGGCTAAGCCTGAGATCCTGGCCAAGTACAAGAGGCATCTTGGCCCCCACTACCCGGCTGAGCACGTTGACAAGCTCGTTTCGTTGGCGCAGGATGCCAAGACCATTGACAACATGGACGTTGACGAGTACGTTGATTTGTATGTGAAGAACTAG
- a CDS encoding ATP-binding cassette long-chain fatty acid transporter pxa2 encodes MAVLSKPWSKKRLSNASIKSLINDFTSIYLQNRTRISRAVYLTLFVALINRVRNAIAEQKAASIRREAQRKTGTGPSEGEATGRKKVELNREFFKNLLRLLKICIPGWRSKEFRLIISHSIFLVLRTMISLYVAELDGRLVSSLVRGKGSEFLKGLVWWMTVAIPATFTNSMLSYHQCKLSLQYRTRLTNYVHNKYLSQMTFYTLSALDDRIKNADQLITVDVAKFANSLAELYSNLAKPVLDIIVYNYSLSRSVGGEGLFFMSLLVQLSANVMRALTPPFGKYVADEARLEGEFRFQHSRLIDYSEEVALYHGHEAEKDTLDKGYFTLIKHVNRILRRRLYHGVMEDFVIKYFWGALGLMLCSVPVFFQVPGQNSSNMGDRTESFVTNRRMLLMSSDAFGRVMFSYKEITELAGYTSRVSTLLDVIDDIQAGHFEKKLVSSANTEENAAVLRGRGTVTEGEDIEFVDVPIVSPNGDVLVRKLSFTVKPGDHLLIVGPNGCGKSSLFRILGGLWPVYGGTVRKPPFEDIFYIPQRPYLSRGTLRQQIIYPDNLREMRDKGVADDDLYNILSIVEIESIVDRPGGWDAEQEWTDVLSGGLQQRVAMARLFYHRPRYAILDECTSSVTLEIERVMYDEAKRLGITLMTVSHRRSLWKYHEKILQFDGQGKYVFTRLDAERRLELEDEKEDIELQLRAVPDIEQRIAELEAAM; translated from the exons ATGGCAGTCCTGTCGAAACCTTGGTCGAAGAAAAGGTTATCCAACGCTTCGATCAAATCGCTCATCAACGACTTTACGTCCATCTACCTCCAAAACCGCACGCGCATCTCACGCGCTGTGTACCTCACCCTCTTTGTCGCCCTCATCAACCGCGTTCGCAACGCCATCGCCGAACAGAAAGCCGCTTCGATAAGGCGTGAAGCACAGCGAAAGACGGGGACAGGGCCAAGTGAAGGTGAAGCGACAGGTCGGAAGAAGGTCGAGCTAAATCGCGAGTTCTTCAAAAACCTCTTGCGGCTGCTTAAGATATGCATACCAGGATGGCGGAGTAAGGAGTTCAGACTGATCATCAGTCACAGCATCTTCTTGGTGCTGCGGACCATGATCAGCCTGTATGTTGCCGAGCTCGACGGAAGGCTGGTCAGCAGTCTGGTGCGGGGAAAAGGGAGTGAGTTTTTGAAAGGGCTTGTGTGGTGGATGACTGTTGCCATCCCAGCAACCTTCACGAACTCGATG CTCTCCTACCATCAGTGCAAATTGTCCCTGCAGTACCGCACACGACTCACGAATTACGTCCACAACAAGTACCTTTCACAAATGACGTTCTACACGCTATCAGCCCTCGATGACCGAATCAAGAATGCCGATCAGCTCATCACCGTGGATGTGGCTAAATTCGCAAACAGTCTTGCGGAACTTTACTCGAATCTTGCAAAGCCGGTACTCGACATAATAGTATACAACTACTCCCTATCACGGAGCGTAGGAGGGGAAGGTCTCTTCTTTATGAGTTTGCTCGTTCAGCTGTCTGCGAACGTCATGCGCGCGCTCACTCCACCGTTTGGAAAATACGTTGCAGACGAGGCGAGGCTCGAGGGCGAATTCAGATTCCAGCATTCAAGGCTCATCGACTACAGCGAGGAAGTGGCACTGTATCACGGCCACGAAGCAGAGAAAGATACACTGGATAAAGGCTACTTCACACTCATCAAGCATGTCAACAGGATACTGCGGAGACGACTGTATCACGGTGTAATGGAGGATTTTGTGATCAAGTACTTTTGGGGTGCATTGGGGCTTATGCTCTGCAGTGTGCCTGTATTCTTCCAGGTCCCTGGACAGAACTCGAGTAATATGGGTGATCGGACGGAGAGCTTTGTCACCAACCGCCGCATGCTGCTCATGTCTTCCGACGCCTTCGGCCGTGTCATGTTCTCGTACAAGGAGATCACTGAACTTGCCGGTTACACATCCCGTGTGTCCACCTTACTGGACGTCATTGATGACATTCAGGCTGGCCACTTCGAGAAGAAGTTAGTCTCGTCGGCCAACACAGAGGAAAACGCAGCTGTTCTACGTGGTCGTGGCACAGTGACGGAGGGCGAAGACATCGAATTTGTTGACGTACCCATCGTATCACCCAATGGCGATGTACTCGTGCGCAAACTCTCGTTCACTGTAAAGCCCGGGGATCACCTGCTGATTGTCGGTCCCAATGGCTGCGGCAAATCAAGCTTGTTCCGCATTCTCGGGGGCTTGTGGCCTGTGTATGGCGGCACAGTACGAAAGCCACCGTTTGAAGACATTTTCTATATCCCTCAGCGCCCTTACCTTTCTCGCGGGACATTGCGCCAGCAAATCATCTACCCTGATAACTTGCGCGAGATGCGCGACAAGGGCGTTGCAGACGATGACCTGTACAACATCCTCAGCATCGTGGAGATTGAATCCATAGTTGATCGTCCCGGTGGCTGGGATGCTGAACAAGAGTGGACCGATGTGCTCTCCGGTGGTCTACAACAGCGCGTGGCCATGGCGCGATTGTTCTACCACCGGCCTCGGTACGCGATTCTGGACGAGTGCACGAGCTCTGTAACATTAGAGATCGAGAGAGTCATGTACGATGAGGCGAAGCGACTTGGAATCACACTTATGACTGTGTCGCACAGGAGGAGTCTATGGAAGTATCACGAGAAGATCTTGCAATTCGACGGGCAGGGCAAGTACGTGTTCACAAGGTTGGATGCAGAGCGAAGGCTGGAGCTTGAAGA TGAGAAGGAGGACATCGAGCTGCAGTTGCGAGCTGTTCCGGACATTGAGCAAAGGATTGCGGAATTGGAGGCTGCCATGTGA
- a CDS encoding DNA-dependent ATPase mgs1, producing the protein MLDCPICQKPVKDDKINEHLDSDCRDHLADNEPVKTQTHSFFTATQRQRPPSPSPPLPPLPPLPPLPPKTPKTPPKRSHDEATEGATEGATEGDAPSPPAAKRQRRLRAVEDAMPLAERMRPTSLDDVCGQDLVGPGGVLRGMIEQGRLPSMVLWGRPGTGKTTISRLIANTSGARFVEINSTSTKLEEVRKIFGDAARHLQLSGRKTIVFCDELHRFSKTQQDAFLGPVESGTITLIAATTENPSFKVISALLSRCRTFTLDDLREPDLVRILQRALAATSVASPLLDDDMLMYFARFSDGDARTALNLLDLAINLSRNPDTTKEKMQQSLTKTLVYDRAGDQHYDTISALHKSIRGSDADAALYYLARMLQSGEDPRYIARRLVVVASEDVGLADNAMLSLATATYDACEKLGMPECRINLAHCVTALSLARKSTRAYRGLNAAMQVLDEPGMAALPIPHHIRNAPTRLMKDMGYGHGYKYNPEYLDGRVKQEYLPAALRGRSFLDASDLGDKRDPDLDAELTADEDEELDDELRPEVDDRVPTSPVLE; encoded by the coding sequence ATGCTCGACTGTCCCATCTGCCAGAAGCCGGTCAAAGACGACAAGATCAACGAGCACCTCGACAGCGACTGCCGCGACCACCTCGCCGACAATGAGCCGGTGAAGACGCAGACACACAGCTTCTTCACGGCGacccaacgccaacgcccgCCCTCTCCCTCGCCGCCGCTACCACCGCTGCCACCGCTGCCACCGCTGCCACCCAAGACGCCCAAGACACCACCCAAGCGCTCCCACGATGAGGCCACCGAGGGCGCCACCGAGGGCGCCACAGAGGGCGATGCACCCTCGCCCCCCGCAGCCAAGCGCCAACGCCGGCTGCGGGCAGTGGAAGACGCCATGCCCCTGGCAGAGCGTATGAGGCCGACCTCCCTCGACGACGTGTGCGGCCAAGATCTGGTTGGGCCCGGGGGCGTCTTGCGTGGCATGATCGAGCAGGGCCGGCTGCCCTCGATGGTGCTCTGGGGACGTCCGGGCACAGGCAAGACGACAATCAGTCGCCTGATTGCCAACACCTCGGGCGCCCGCTTTGTCGAAATCAACAGCACGAGCACAAAGCTGGAAGAAGTCCGCAAGATCTTTGGCGACGCTGCACGTCACCTCCAGCTCTCCGGCCGCAAGACCATTGTCTTCTGTGACGAGTTGCACCGCTTCTCCAAAACTCAGCAGGACGCCTTCTTGGGCCCCGTCGAGTCGGGCACCATCACCCTCATCGCCGCCACGACCGAGAACCCCAGCTTCAAGGTCATCTCCGCCCTGCTCAGCCGTTGCCGTACCTTCACTCTCGACGACCTGCGCGAGCCCGACCTGGTGCGCATTCTCCAGCGCGCGCTCGCTGCCACCTCCGTCGCCTCGCCGCTCCTCGACGACGACATGCTGATGTACTTTGCCCGCTTCTCCGACGGCGACGCGCGCACTGCGCTGAACCTCCTCGATCTCGCCATCAACTTGTCCAGGAATCCGGACACGACAAAAGAGAAGATGCAGCAAAGCCTGACCAAAACGCTGGTATACGACAGAGCAGGCGACCAGCACTACGACACCATCTCCGCCCTGCACAAGTCTATCCGCGGCtccgacgccgacgccgccCTCTACTATCTCGCGCGCATGCTGCAGTCTGGTGAAGACCCGCGCTACATTGCCCGCCGCCTGGTCGTCGTGGCCTCCGAGGACGTGGGACTGGCCGACAACGCCATGCTCAGCCTAGCAACAGCAACCTACGACGCCTGTGAGAAGCTTGGTATGCCCGAGTGCCGCATCAACCTCGCCCACTGCGTCACCGCCCTGTCTCTGGCACGCAAGAGCACGAGAGCCTACCGCGGGCTGAACGCCGCCATGCAGGTCCTCGACGAGCCCGGCATGGCGGCCCTCCCCATCCCACACCACATCCGCAACGCCCCGACGCGCCTGATGAAGGACATGGGCTACGGCCATGGCTACAAGTACAACCCAGAGTACCTCGACGGGCGGGTCAAGCAGGAGTACCTCCCCGCCGCGCTCCGAGGCCGCTCGTTTCTGGACGCCAGCGACTTGGGAGACAAGCGAGATCCCGATCTAGACGCTGAGCTGACAgcagacgaagacgaagagctCGACGACGAGCTGCGGCCCGAGGTCGATGATAGAGTGCCCACCTCGCCTGTGCTGGAGTAG
- a CDS encoding Kynurenine--oxoglutarate transaminase, with product MSATARREDPFKPAARVAGQKQDVWSIVNEAAAASPIKPIVNMGQGFFGYNPPQFVLDAAKAALDQVDCNQYSPTKGRPRLKKAIADAYSPFFGRTLNPDTEVTITTGANEGMLSAFMGFLEKDDEVIVFEPFFDQYISNIEMPAGRVVYVPMHPPKHGATKTTSAAEWTLDIKELEAAITTKTRIIVLNSPHNPIGKVFSKDELTAIGELCVKHNIIILSDEVYDRLYYVPFTRVATLSPEIAKLTLTVGSGGKNFYATGWRVGWLIGPEHLIKYVSAAHTRICYSSVSPLQEATAVGFEQADAHNFWDESKKEMKAKMDRFTAVFNELDLPYSDPEGGYFVLVNMAKVKLPEDYDFPPHVAERPRDFKLSWFLIKELGVAAIPPTEFFTPGNAHIVEDWLRFAVCKNDDVLDTAMERLRGLKKYISAS from the coding sequence ATGTCAGCCACCGCCCGCCGCGAGGACCCCTTCAAGCCCGCCGCGCGCGTCGCTGGCCAGAAGCAAGATGTGTGGTCCATTGTCAACGAGGCCGCCGCTGCCTCGCCCATCAAGCCCATTGTCAACATGGGCCAGGGCTTCTTTGGCTACAACCCCCCGCAGTTTGTCCTCGACGCCGCAAAGGCTGCCCTGGACCAGGTCGACTGCAACCAGTACTCGCCCACCAAAGGCCGCCCGCGCCTGAAGAAGGCCATCGCCGACGCCTACTCGCCCTTCTTCGGCCGCACCCTCAACCCGGACACCGAGGTCACAATCACCACGGGCGCAAACGAGGGCATGCTGAGCGCCTTCATGGGCTTCCTTGAAAAGGACGACGAGGTCATCGTCTTCGAGCCCTTCTTCGACCAGTACATCTCCAACATCGAGATGCCTGCTGGCAGGGTCGTCTACGTGCCCATGCACCCGCCCAAGCACGGCGCCACCAAGACGACCTCGGCCGCAGAGTGGACACTCGACATCAAAGAGCTCGAGGCCGCCATCACCACCAAGACCCGCATCATCGTCCTCAACTCGCCCCACAACCCCATCGGCAAGGTCTTCTCCAAGGACGAGCTCACCGCCATCGGCGAGCTGTGCGTCAAGCACAACATCATCATCCTGTCCGACGAAGTGTACGACCGCTTGTACTACGTCCCCTTCACCCGTGTCGCCACCCTCTCTCCCGAAATCGCCAAGCTCACCCTCACCGTCGGCTCCGGCGGCAAGAACTTCTATGCCACAGGCTGGCGCGTTGGGTGGCTGATCGGCCCGGAGCACCTGATCAAATACGTCTCAGCTGCCCACACGCGCATCTGCTACTCGTCCGTCTCGCCGCTGCAAGAAGCAACCGCGGTCGGCTTCGAGCAGGCCGACGCGCACAACTTCTGGGACGAAAGCAAAAAGGAAATGAAGGCCAAGATGGACAGGTTCACCGCCGTCTTCAACGAGCTCGATCTGCCCTACTCGGACCCAGAGGGCGGCTACTTTGTGCTGGTCAACATGGCCAAGGTCAAATTACCAGAAGACTACGACTTCCCCCCACACGTCGCCGAGCGCCCGCGCGACTTCAAACTCTCCTGGTTCCTCATCAAGGAGCTCGGCGTCGCCGCCATCCCGCCCACCGAGTTCTTCACCCCAGGGAACGCGCACATTGTCGAGGACTGGCTGCGGTTCGCCGTGTGCAAAAATGACGACGTGCTGGACACGGCCATGGAGCGCCTACGGGGGCTGAAGAAGTACATCTCGGCGTCATGA